The sequence CAATCTTGGATTCATGCCATTTTATGGATGAGAGAAAAATGCTTGCCAGGATCGTAACCGACTCAGTCAAAAGCAACTTTCTCTAGGTAGAGATTTATTCAGAGTAGAAAACTAGTGTAAATCATTAATTCATGATATTTGGTTCGATCAGTTCTGCATTTTCTCATCATCCGTTTAGGCTTTTCGTCACATATTTTGACAATATAAGAGGAATGGCTATTTTATAGGAATGGCTATATATTAGGAATGACGTATTATAGGAATGGAAGGgagtataaataaatttttagtgccattaataaaataaaaccagtTTTCATTCTCTATTAGCTTTTTCATACtgttcaaaaataattaaaattaaatacgtCAGTATGTTCATAACTAATTATAAGACTGATTTGTGAAATTTTTCACTAGATAACATTCTTCTTACTTAGCATTTcttaattatgtaaaaaaaacattaattcgaGAGAATATTAATGTAAAATAGTGTATTCATAATTTAAAGAATGAGATAAATAACCATTCTTCAAGTTGAATCATTTTGACATGATTTGTGGCATAACCATATCGTAGAGTTTCAATTATAACATTTATCATTGaacaataaagtatgtatatgagTGATACATAGCAGTAGTTGTTTCTCGTCTAATAGATACGTTTTTAAAGCaaaaaattaattgtatttatatatatatatgtatgtgtgtatatatatatatatgtgtgtgtgtgtgtgtgtgtgtgtgtgtgtgtgtgtgtatgtatgtatatatatatatatatacatatatatatatgtatatatatacatatatatgtatatatatacgtgtatatatatatatatatatatagatatatatatatatatatatatatatatatatatatatatatatatatttatttatatatatatatatatatatatatatgtagcgtcaattttaatttcaaaaagtTCACTAGCCTAAAGGTCATCCATCATTTCGTTTAGATTTTGAGgtttttaagttttctttttcttttgtttgcggtttttttttcatagtaaGAGTAATTGTGACCTGAATAtatcaaacaataaaaataaagatttaaattttcaaaaaattggaCCACTTTTAGGGAAGCCAACAAGATAACTGtaactgtacacacaaacacaatcatataTTCGAggcactcgcacgcacacatacacgtggccttactctctctctctctctctctttcccacacacacacatacatacatacacctgcatcatatatatatactatatatatatatatatattatatatacttgcgtgtgtctctttgtctatttgtgcgtgtgtgtgtgtatgtggacaaGTAACGTTGGCTTTATCAtttcataaaacaaaaaataatacatgaagtgaaaaattgaaaaatacaaaaagattCTCGTAGGAATATGGTGGTTCCATTCACATAGACCAATaatatttgttctttctttcttcaacttCTTTCTTTGGAATTGGttaaagaatttatttataaacagacACTGTTGCCCTGCCTTTTGCTTGGAATTTTTAATAACCACAAGGGGCAGGTTGTTAAGAAACAGATCTAAGTTTGATAACATTTATAGCATTCTAGTAGGcgcttttttaaacattttttttcttttgtaaaatggTAAGTGAAGAGTGTAACATGACATGGCATATCAGATTTCAGTGTGCTTTTTAACAATTTTcatcattgaaattttaataaagGGTTTGAGCAACCACGTGACATAAGTTTTCcttcaaaatttgaaaagaaaacatgTCTTCTCCAAGCTTTTTGTTTATTAAACATGTATCAAACATGTTTATATGCAATTTTACTCTTCCAGTCAAGTTTTTCTAATAACTGATTTAATTCTCGTAGAAATGTTGGTCCAACAGACAGTGCAAACAAAGAATTAATTATAAGTTTGGAATAAAACCTcatattacaaattatatatatatattttcatttttttaatttaaaagatcGAAAATTTTGTAATTTCTCCAACCTTTTATGTTTTTTCATACACCATTTAATAAATGAAGAAGCCGTGAATTTGGTCCGTAAGGAATAACgtccttattaaaaaaaaaaccatttaaaaCAATAATTAGTAACTTGACTGGTTGCCAATATAAAGAGTTAGTAATTttgatatattcaaatatgtagcTGTGTTAATCAATACGTTTATCAGCTACATTGATTGCTTGGACTGGTGAAGATAGCTCCtggttttatattaatattattattatcattattatatttttaattttgtaattgtgtgtgtgagtgtgtggtgccGTTTTTATTGATGGCAaagctttaaaagaaataaaagcacaAGACTTAGGCAGGCTAGCTCCCACCAAAGAAATACATAATACTTGTCGAGCACATTTTAAACTGTTACAACAATGaggataaataaaatgaaatagatgtGTTTGTTCAAGTTCtaattctatacatataaataacacaaatatcagtgttatttaaccataaattattttaaaatagggtAAATTTCTTAAATTGgcatgaaattattaaaaaaaaagaaacaaaaaagagatTGACGGTGTGCAAGTTTCTGGGAAATAGTGGGAAAAAAATGAGGCAGGATTAAAAGTGTTCAAAATCAGCCATTGCAGGCCACCGTTGAAACATAATTTTTGGTAAAAGTATCCATGGAAACATATAGAGACTTGGTTCTAGAGGGAGAAAATAGTATTTACGCTGTTTGAGTTAATTACATTAATTGACATTGATTCACAAAAGTCCCGTCGTCTGTAGGGaaaaatcttttctcttttttaaaatctatttaatatTCCAATTTTATTGATGTCATGAAAGAGCTttgtaatgaaagaaagatatttcttgtgtaaattaataataaaatttacaagagtcatttttttctgcttaaaaaaataaatccagTTTAAAGAGGAATAAAACAATAGCTGCTCAAGTGAcatcaattatgttttctttttattactttatttttttctttttatgtgtcaGATGTAAATATAGTCTAAAAATAATTAGAACATATTGAAGTGGGTATGAATAAGTTGATAGCTGTACCAAAAATATTGGTATATTGCTGCCAACCTGTTGGTCAGTTTGGAATTCTCGAGTTATATGCAGTTAATTACCCACCGAGATCACATACATTGGTaacaaatatcttttttaattgaaaaaaaaaacgttctttttcaccaaaactttccttttatttttattttctttgattcaatacatttttgcatttggtcttgtcatttctttttttattttttctgtggtAGAGgaaactttttttctctctgtcaaaGTTTGTTTGAAGTCTTCCGGAATAATATTTAgtcaaaataaacataaaaacaataatatttaactCAATTTTGATGTTTCCAGAATCATAACACAATATCACATGCGTCTTGtcttatgtttgtatctatgtatatatgcctatctgtatgtatgtctatatgtgtgtgtgtgtatccttagatacatatatgaatatacatatacatacatgtatgtgtatatacatatacatacatgtatgtgtatatatacatatatatatatatatgcatattgttgtgttatataaatatatcaacgtACGGAGATGAAGGTACACTCATACCTGTATTTCATATACTATCGAAACATAAGCGTCATGCTCTTAAGTGTGTACGTTATATTCTTTActcatgcttgcatgtgttgTCGGACATGTTATTTCCATTCCGCTGTTGCATacttaaatagattttaaaaaccCTTCAACATTCATTCAATAAACTCGCAAGGAAAGGGTAACGCTGATATTTTAAGCAGCTGGTGTCGTATAGCAGCTACATTCTACATGCCGATAGTTGGCTTTTACTAGACACCTGTCATAAGGAGATGGAATTCCACACATAGAGATTGCAGTGTCAAACGGTTGACACTTACCATGTAAGTAATTCAATTTCGATTTGGAAACATCGTCGAGTTCGTCAGTGGTTGCTTCAGGAGCAAAAACAGATAATTTAGAGATAAAATTTGCCGTTGCAATGTTGGGTAAAGAGTTCGCGTGATCAGTAATACGTCGGGAGTTTTCATACAATGTATTACGTTTAATGTCATTAACaacgttatatttatttttggtttcattattattattattattattattattattattattattattattattattattattattattattattattattataaataatattatcgTTGTTTCCCGTAGGGTCTGAATCTCTTTCAGCAATGCTGGGTTTCgttgaaatgtttaaaaaaatgtgaaattcGGAACTCAACCGGCCATTGCTGATAATATTAGCGATAAAATTATTAATGTTGTAGtcgttactgctgttgttgttatcgttgcagCTGTTAATACAGTTCAAATATCTGTAACAGCCGTTGTCGTTATTTTTCTCGGTACGACCACAGTCGTAGAATTGGTACTTGTCACGTTCGTTTGGTGCCAACAAGGGaacattcttgttgttgttgttgttgtattggtcATTACAGCTGTTGAAGCTGTTGGTGCAGTTGATATTGATGcctctgctgctactgctgccgctcGTCCTTTTATAGTTGTTGCTTGTTTCGTCACTGAATGTGACGTTTCTACTCTGAGTGTGATGAGAGAAGCTAAGACTATTCTGGTTATCGCCTTCGTTAGAAGCGTTGTTTTCATCGCCCAAATCGTCATCAacgtcttcttctccttcatcctcctcctcctccatatcGTCCTCTTCATTTGCATTTTCACCGACGTCCCTTccttctctatcatcatcatcgtcatcgtcgtcttcgttttcttctctgccgtcatcattatcaccaccaacattatcgtcatcattatcatcatcattgtcatcatttctatcatctttgtcattttcatcttcattgtcatcatctccatcgtcttcatcatcttcattgacttcctcatcctcttcttcttcctcatcctcttcaccatcatcgttttcttcttcataatcatcactaacatttcttcttttcattctttctgttttgttAGGAACTTTAACATTGTCTCTGCCTTGATTGCCACTAAAATCGCTCTTGAAGTTGTCAGcaataaaaagattatttttgCTTCTTCCACCATTGCTACTGCTAATTCTAGTAgtagtggtcgtagtagtagCGTTACCAATAGTAGTAGTATGTGCTGCAGTTGTGGTAACAGCAACGTGATCTGCAGTAaaattgcaattattattattattgttattcgctGTAGAAAGCGGGGTAGGAGAAATTGAGGCAGTCACAGAAGTAGATTTGAAGTCACGTTTCAAGGTGGTGTTTGGAAAAGAACCACCGACTCCACTACTTCCATGACTACCGTTAGACCATTTTTCTGCAGATactatactatcatcatcatttttattgacGTTTTCGTCTTGGTTTTTCTCACTAGCACTGAATGTAAAGTTTCTGATTGTATTTTCATGACTCATTTCAGCATCGTTAGCAACTTTAGCAGAACCttcactgctgttgtttgtctcaGATTTAATATCGACTCCTTCAATCACTTTTATGCTTCCTTTTTCAAAAAGATCATTTTCTCCTTCGGGTTCGATATTTCGGAACCTGTCGTTTGATTTTTCGGGGGAATCATACAAGTTTTCGGTAACTTCATGGttaatttttttcgttttattaGAAGTCTTTGAATTACTGTCACCCATAGCAGACAAACTGGGAATGTTTGTGCCatgtttgttaatattttttgtcaatatattttcattaaggtCATCTTCTTCCTTAATAGCGTTTCTATCAAAATCACAGTTTTCTTCTTCGTCGATTGTGTTTTTCCAAAGTTTTGCAATACTTTTGTTATTTTCAGTATAGAACGAAGATTTCACTTTACCTTCATACTCATAACTTTTCTCAGCAGTTTCGTTGGTATAATCATCCGCCCAATCCTtgtctttgctatatttaatgtCTTTTTCATCGTTTTGGGCAATGCCACCTTCTTCCTTATTCTCACCTTCATCACGATTATCAACGTCACCGATataatttcttctattttgtcCGTGGAATCTTTCGTCAAGTGGCTTTTCACCAAAACCAGAAACTGGTTGATTCGATGTCCTGGGAGAAAATTTAGAATCAGCTTTGGCAACGTTGTTAATGGTGTAAGGATCGTCTCGTAttataatatcattttcatcGATATTTCGTCTGGAGAACTCCTTGctacttgaagaatttttgttaaCAACAAGATCGATACAATGGTTACTATCAAGATATCTAGCCATATTTCTATCTAAATAGTTTATATCGCTTTTGTTTGTGCCATAGTTTCCTGCAATAAAAATATCACCTTTTTGATCATTAAATGTATTGTCACCTGGTGGTTTGGTTTTAATATCACTGTTCTTGCTGCTGGTTAGTCTTGAAATAACATAGTTGTTGTTACTGTAGTTTTTCCCAATGTCTATTCCTGTTTTGCTCAACAACTCTTCCTTAAAGCTGCCATGACTTGTATTTTTTCTGTTGATAAAATTATCACTAATAATGCTCTTCCTGGACAACCGGTTATCATTGTTCGAATCTCGTCTAATTCTGAGGTCATTTTCGTTAGTATCTTTCTTAATACTAAAGTCTTCATCAAAACTTAATCGGTTCGTTAATATGTCATCATTATTTGAACTCTTAGATAAATTCACCTCTTCACTGAAACTAATATCGCCATTATTATTACCATGAATAGGTGAGTCTGTCACATTTGGTCcttgtatttcatgttttttaaCGTGTCGGTCTAAATTTGTTTGTTGACCAAAACTTTTGCCGCACAATGTGCACCGGAAAGGACGTTCCCTATTATGAATATTTCGAACATGGCGTTGTAAATTAGAGGAAATGCTAAAAGAGCGTTCACAAAATTTACATTTGTATGGCTGTTCTCCggtgtgtgtacgtaagtgtcTGGTTAAGTTTGCCGACCTGGGGAATATTTTGCCACAGTATTTACAAGAATACCTTTCCTTAAACTTGCTGCTATGGAATGTCATGCTGCCACTACTGGCAGAACCACTTCCGGCACCGACGCCAGTCAGAGCAGCTCCTGCacctgatgctgctgctgcagcagcCATGAGGTGATGTGTTCCACTTCCGACCCCAGTGCCAGGACCACCACCAGGCCGATtagctgcggctgctgctgctaccgctgctgcaaccgcggcggcggcagcagcagatAAAAGGCCATGCCCTCCAGGAGGAGGTGGGTACCTGAAATTACCCATACCCATTCCTGTACACGAACCAGGACCCTGACCATTTCCAGcagctgctgctgcaactgcagCTAAAGTTGAAGCAGTTGTCTGAGGACTGTTTGTATTATAGCCGAAATTGCCCAATCCTGACGCTGAACACGGAATGCCTCCTCCTAGTGTTTGCGAACTACTGTTGTTTGCATTTGAAGTGGgagtgttgttattgtcattattattgatgatgttgCCTCCATTGTTGCCACTCTGGGCATTTGATCCACTTTTACCACCTCCTCGGATCATATCACTGTTGTTATCTGTGTAAGAAAGGCTATTGTCCATAGAAGAATCTAGAAATCCACTGTATGAAACGAGGGGATGTTGGTAGGGATGAGTTGTGGAAGATGATGTAAGATGATTAGGAAAGCTGGGATGTTGTAAGTGGTGGGGTAGTGTAGGATATGATGAATGGGCATGATATCTATTTAAGGTTGCCATCATTGAAGatgtgtatttttctttgtcCATCGTAGAGTAATAGGGATCTAACATATAAGATCCTGCAAAGGGGTAGGCATAGTGCAGCTCAGATCCAGACTCTGATAGTTTAAGTGCAGCAGTCATGGTTTTGGAATCTAATTCTGAGCCTTCATTACCGCCTCCCTTCTCCCCGCTTTTCGTCAGTTTAGATGAGGCCAAAAGACCTGATCCATATACGTGAGTTTTTCGAGATGGGTAACAATTAGCAATGAATGCCTCGTCGGTGTTTTTGTTTAAGATATTATCCACTGTATGCTTAGAATTTGTAGATAAATCAAGCGGGGCATCTAATAtgctttttatttcatctttcacatccAGATTATTATGGGTTTCATGGAAATTATTGCCGATAGAATTATCCTTCAGCTTCCCACGTcgttcgttattttttctttcttcaaccttatcttcttcttcttcatcatcttcctccCTTATGCTGTCATTGTAATAGTGATTGTTATAAAAGTCTCGATAACAATAATTGTAGTCTCTGTTGATGAAATGTTTGTCATTAAGAAGCAGTCCAAACTGTCGATTTTCTTCCATGTTGCGACTCTTAATTTCGTCAACATCATGTAAGTTTCCATACTCAAAACTATCTTCGTCGAACATGtcttcttcaaattcttcttcttcttcatcatcatgctTTCCGTCTTCAGCAATGTAAGCAGACATGGCTGCTGCCACCCGTTCGCTCGCGGTTAACCCTGACTGGAAATTTGTTTTCAATCTGGATTTGAATCTTACACGGCGTTGCTGTGACTgcaatctttgttgttgttgttgtcgctgttctATGCTAGATTTAGACAAATCAAATGGGGCTATTTGATGTTCTGATTCTTGTTGAtgatcaaattgttggtgtttaGTAGGAGAATTCTGGAATGGAAATGAGTCAGGGTTTTCTGTTTCCTGTTTTAAAAAGCCATAAATTTGCTGCTGATGCTCTTGTAAGTATCGCTGATGTTTCTGCTGTTGTAGATTAGAAATTTCATTatcactgttattgttgttcactCCTGGTTGCAGATGTCGTTTCCGGCTCTTATGACTTCCACTTCCGACACTAGAAGCTATTAATCCACGCTTAGCCATCGATACAAGACTTGGTAGTGAAGATGGATTGAAAACAGCTTCTAATAAGTTGTTGTCATTTTCGTTTCtagcatcatcgttattattatcattatctggatttcttttcttcttagacAGTTGATGGCTTTGTAGTTCTTCAGAGTTTCTCGTGCGGAGGTTCAGGGCACCGTCTAAGAA comes from Octopus sinensis unplaced genomic scaffold, ASM634580v1 Contig18058, whole genome shotgun sequence and encodes:
- the LOC115231286 gene encoding uncharacterized protein LOC115231286, whose protein sequence is MTDEVYHARDTECDKIENEAKREPINKCHLCSETFDWRSDLVRHQALIHSQQFALQLECTTNSNSSSNNIGRSPKNTSNMTMSPTSRSPSSSASPPSQLLSIVPCQQSPITSMTTTTPTATTPTPVSLATTSPSPPLSSPPSSLSPSSSAPSPSSSSPPPSLTSSSPLSAMSTMATRTAMTSTTRATSPSASTTPEMTMFHNSSSNNNSSSSSSSSSSNHHQINRFKVSSANTKDEFLSKYSPVDSKMLFGTNTNNTNSNGEDANENSSNDANDNGTNSKSNDRINNSDNVDPPSIVSNRMLFPDSVNSNSDSDGGGGDGEGEGGGGENGDGGGNSNSISAGSPPNTVSNTESKVMIGSNCSNSSSNSNCSNSNSGRNSNGDGSNASAAVSTANSSSSNKKNNSNNGSSSSSSNSNKNTAINTISAANAALNLGNRFPCENCDKVFTDPSNLQRHIRSQHVGARSHACPECGKTFATSSGLKQHQHIHSSVKPFRCEVCLKAYTQFSNLCRHKRMHADCRQQIKCKDCQQVFSTVTSLGKHKRFCDGAFRSSSAAAVAAAAVAADHHLRMRLCYTPDKLVPAGLGALQQNTPLTTAAAAAAVSAYMYGQPRLSYFRPLITQPQFGSILPQPLAAAMATSSLAGTSTTNHSGINSCSLPLSSSALDTDCFRSPAGAIPPTPAPAHAHQHIPLPPMHPATSIVSHAPLSLSLPKPQQTQHQRLQSESEISGLNLHSPDFMTGYNLTTSAANLSNMNSSSNNNNINDNKANSDISHIDRHSSGMLIKDQLDYESRSQKKRKWRKRNRKIRHKRPDEWLNSGHNNLIEKSDIDLWQEEQGLNLDDDDDNVDSCYKRDIYKWRRIDVETQNKMWPENQEFDEKKHIDWKLERYDEVDQERDERKSGREKLENDDELEPMENEDTENIGHDVLDSKRWSFDNAFNATDDKENEQSETSYDRDAVLMLQHQKKYMAGDNNNNTIDDNNSNRLKNKDSNGKNTNEEDLRTLSSENSRLKSGTVIDNELGQVKDKHDVHLTRMSGENPLSGGNNNNNRSNMINNNSNTNDNRSSTLNSTGCKSPAAVSSFSCSSPSSASSNYSETTSGGDDNDDEANIDSNVLRKRTDDNNDNSETRKKKKKERKARKRQRMGIEKQEERTEVVVVGENEGEIEDGDNSEEDTGAEEFKKEERNCPKNSNSDSTMLLEKDDSRRQLRNDYVDAKDLSMTGPTSRRKRGRHSSYGNNNFNNSNINNLPYYQYRNQPQFGNAFTATALAEAAMFLDGALNLRTRNSEELQSHQLSKKKRNPDNDNNNDDARNENDNNLLEAVFNPSSLPSLVSMAKRGLIASSVGSGSHKSRKRHLQPGVNNNNSDNEISNLQQQKHQRYLQEHQQQIYGFLKQETENPDSFPFQNSPTKHQQFDHQQESEHQIAPFDLSKSSIEQRQQQQQRLQSQQRRVRFKSRLKTNFQSGLTASERVAAAMSAYIAEDGKHDDEEEEEFEEDMFDEDSFEYGNLHDVDEIKSRNMEENRQFGLLLNDKHFINRDYNYCYRDFYNNHYYNDSIREEDDEEEEDKVEERKNNERRGKLKDNSIGNNFHETHNNLDVKDEIKSILDAPLDLSTNSKHTVDNILNKNTDEAFIANCYPSRKTHVYGSGLLASSKLTKSGEKGGGNEGSELDSKTMTAALKLSESGSELHYAYPFAGSYMLDPYYSTMDKEKYTSSMMATLNRYHAHSSYPTLPHHLQHPSFPNHLTSSSTTHPYQHPLVSYSGFLDSSMDNSLSYTDNNSDMIRGGGKSGSNAQSGNNGGNIINNNDNNNTPTSNANNSSSQTLGGGIPCSASGLGNFGYNTNSPQTTASTLAAVAAAAAGNGQGPGSCTGMGMGNFRYPPPPGGHGLLSAAAAAAVAAAVAAAAAANRPGGGPGTGVGSGTHHLMAAAAAASGAGAALTGVGAGSGSASSGSMTFHSSKFKERYSCKYCGKIFPRSANLTRHLRTHTGEQPYKCKFCERSFSISSNLQRHVRNIHNRERPFRCTLCGKSFGQQTNLDRHVKKHEIQGPNVTDSPIHGNNNGDISFSEEVNLSKSSNNDDILTNRLSFDEDFSIKKDTNENDLRIRRDSNNDNRLSRKSIISDNFINRKNTSHGSFKEELLSKTGIDIGKNYSNNNYVISRLTSSKNSDIKTKPPGDNTFNDQKGDIFIAGNYGTNKSDINYLDRNMARYLDSNHCIDLVVNKNSSSSKEFSRRNIDENDIIIRDDPYTINNVAKADSKFSPRTSNQPVSGFGEKPLDERFHGQNRRNYIGDVDNRDEGENKEEGGIAQNDEKDIKYSKDKDWADDYTNETAEKSYEYEGKVKSSFYTENNKSIAKLWKNTIDEEENCDFDRNAIKEEDDLNENILTKNINKHGTNIPSLSAMGDSNSKTSNKTKKINHEVTENLYDSPEKSNDRFRNIEPEGENDLFEKGSIKVIEGVDIKSETNNSSEGSAKVANDAEMSHENTIRNFTFSASEKNQDENVNKNDDDSIVSAEKWSNGSHGSSGVGGSFPNTTLKRDFKSTSVTASISPTPLSTANNNNNNNCNFTADHVAVTTTAAHTTTIGNATTTTTTTRISSSNGGRSKNNLFIADNFKSDFSGNQGRDNVKVPNKTERMKRRNVSDDYEEENDDGEEDEEEEEDEEVNEDDEDDGD